The following are encoded together in the Nymphaea colorata isolate Beijing-Zhang1983 chromosome 14, ASM883128v2, whole genome shotgun sequence genome:
- the LOC116267812 gene encoding ornithine aminotransferase, mitochondrial, with the protein MVAAISCPTRKFVSNLVEKIFSRRLATMGQLSATASEQLMNYESQYSAHNYHPIPIVFSKAKGTRVWDPEGNRYLDFLSAYSAVNQGHCHPKVVDALIEQAKRLTLSSRAFYNDKFPMLAEYLSHTLGYDMVLPMNTGAEGVETAIKLARKWGYEKKNIPKNEAIIVSCCGCFHGRTLGVISMSCDNQATRGFGPMLPGHVKVKFGDADELERIFQAEGERIAGFLFEPIQGEAGVIVPPDGYLKAVRGLCSSHNILMIADEIQTGIARTGKMLACDWENIRPDVVILGKALGAGVLPVSAVLADKDIMLCIKPGEHGSTFGGNPLASAVAIAALDVIKDESLAERALEMGDAFRQLLGEIQQRFPQIIKEVRGKGLLNAVELNGQSLAPITAFDVCLKLKERGILAKPTHDTIIRLAPPLCISLEELQEAAKALNDVLESDLPNMKEEKPATAVHAAPEACDRCGQRTYST; encoded by the exons ATGGTGGCTGCCATTTCTTGCCCTACCAGGAAGTTCGTCTCGAATCTGGTCGAGAAGATCTTCAGTAGGAGATTAGCAACCATGGGGCAGTTGTCTGCTACAGCATCCGAGCAGCTTATGAACTACGAGTCCCAGTACAGCGCCCACAA cTACCATCCGATACCGATAGTGTTCTCAAAGGCAAAAGGAACGCGTGTTTGGGATCCGGAAGGCAACAGATATTTGGATTTTCTCTCTGCGTATTCGGCCGTTAACCAG GGTCATTGTCATCCAAAAGTTGTAGACGCATTGATTGAACAAGCCAAAAGGCTTACTTTGAGTTCGAGAGCATTTTACAATGACAAGTTTCCTATGCTCGCTGAGTATCTTTCACACACTCTGGGTTATGACATGGTTCTGCCGATGAATACTGGGGCTGAAGGTGTGGAGACAGCAATTAAATTGGCTAGGAAATGGggttatgaaaagaaaaatattccaaaaaatGAG GCTATCATTGTTTCTTGTTGTGGATGCTTTCATGGTCGCACATTAGGTGTGATATCTATGAGCTGTGATAATCAAGCAACACGAGGTTTTGGTCCCATGTTACCTGGCCATGTAAAAGTTAAATTTGGAGATGCAGATGAACTTGAACGCATTTTCCAAG CTGAGGGTGAGCGAATTGCTGGATTCCTTTTTGAACCTATTCAAGGAGAGGCAGGG GTCATAGTTCCACCTGATGGCTATCTGAAAGCAGTCAGAGGACTCTGCTCCAGTCATAACATATTGATGATCGCTGATGAAATACAAACTGGTATTGCACGCACTGGAAAAATGTTGGCATGTGACTGGGAGAACATTCGCCCTGATGTTGTT ATACTTGGAAAAGCATTAGGTGCTGGTGTGCTGCCTGTAAGTGCAGTGCTTGCTGACAAAGATATCATGCTTTGCATCAAACCAGGCGAGCATGGAAG CACATTTGGAGGGAACCCTTTGGCAAGTGCTGTCGCAATAGCTGCTCTTGATGTTATCAAAGATGAGAGTCTTGCTGAGAG GGCTCTTGAGATGGGAGATGCATTCAGACAGCTGCTAGGTGAGATCCAGCAGAGGTTTCCTCAGATAATTAAAGAGGTAAGAGGAAAGGGATTGCTGAATGCAGTGGAGCTCAATGGCCAGTCACTTGCTCCTATCACGGCTTTTGATGTTTGTCTCAAGTTGAAAGAAAGAGGAATTCTTGCAAAGCCCACTCATGACACCATAATTCGTCTAGCTCCTCCATTATGCATTAG TTTGGAGGAGCTGCAGGAAGCAGCAAAAGCACTAAATGAtgttttggagtctgatttgccGAATATGAAAGAAGAGAAGCCTGCAACGGCAGTTCATGCTGCCCCTGAGGCATGCGATCGCTGTGGCCAACGGACATACAGCACATGA